The DNA region GAATAATCCGCGCCGCGCCATCGAATTGCTGGAACAACCTCGCCGATATGAATTGGGCAGTTTTGGTTTTCTCTGGCCGGCATATTTGCGTGGCTTGGCGTATTTGCAACTCCGCGCCGGACGCGAAGCGGAAACTGAATTCCGCAAGCTGATTGACCACCAGGGCTTTGTCATCAACAACAATGTTTCGCCACCGTATTCGCTGGCGCAATTGGGACTGGCGCGCGCCCTGACGCTGACTGGTGATTCCGCCAAAACCAGTCAGGCATATCAAACCCTGTTTGATATGTGGAAAGATGCCGACGCCGATTTGACCGCATTGCGTGCAGCAGAACAGGAATACCAACGCTGGAAATAATCTGCCGTGATGAAACAACACCTGAACCCCGACACGCTGTTTCCCAGCCTGCCCATTGGCTTTTCGCAAGCCGTTGTCGTGCAAGGCGGCAAAACCATTTACCTTTCCGGCCAAACCGCCTGGGATGCGAACAAACAAATTGTCGGTGGCGATGATTTGGGCCAACAAACGCGCCAAGCTTTGCGCAATGTGCAATTCGGAGTCGAATCCGCCGGAGGCACACTGGCCGATGTCGTTTCACTACGATTGTATGTCGTCAATCCTAAGCCGGGCGATATGGCTGCGGTCGGCGAAGCCTTGCGAGAATTTTTCCCTGCCGACCAACCTCCGGCCAGCACATGGCTCGGCGTGGTGTCGTTGGCCAGACCGGAATTTTTGATCGAGATCGAAGCAATCGCCGTGATCGAATAAAACTCGACCACGGCGATTGCTGTTACGGCCTGAATTGGCTTGCTACCTTGAAGCGGCCTTGGGTTGGGAATCTGCCGCGCCTTTCACGTACTTATCGAACCACGTGATCATTTCCCACAACGTATGTTCGGTGGATTCGCGTGCGGTATAGCCGTGCGCTTCGAACGGCAAGGTGACATAACGAACATTGCCGCCGTTGCCTTTCAGCGCCTGGAACATGCGGTCGGATTGAATGGGGTGCGTGCCTGTGTTGTTGTCGGCTTCGCCGTGAATTAACAGGATCGGTTCTTTGATCTTGTCGGCATACATAAACGGCGAGACTTTCAAATACATCTCCGGCGCTTCCCAATAAGTGCGGCGTTCGCTCTGGAATCCGAACGGCGTCAGCGTGCGGTTGTATGCGCCGCTGCGCGCAATTCCGGCTTTGAAAATGTCGGAATGTGCCAACAAGTTTGCCGTCATAAACGCGCCGTAGCTGTGGCCGCCAACGCCAACGCGGTTACGGTCGGTGACGCCCATTTCGACGGCTTTATCAATTGCGGCTTCCGCGCTGGCGACAATCTGTTCGACATAAGTGTTGTTCATCGTTTCGGGGCTGCCGATGACGGGCATCGTCGCATCGTCCAGAACGGCATAACCGGCCAAGACAAAGAAAAGTTGCGAAATGCCGCCGATGGTTGTGAAGCGATTGGTCGAGCCGCTGATCTGTCCGGCGGTGCCGGCATCGCCGAATTCAATTGGGTACGCCCAAACGACCGTCGGCAACCGCGTGCCTTCTTTGTAATCCGGCGGCAGGTACAACGTGAAAGACAGGTCTACGCCATCTTTGCGTTTGTATTTCACAAGCTGTTTTTTGATGCCGCGAAGCTGCGGTGTCGGATCGGGGAAATTCGTCAGCGCGACTTTGTCATTGTTGCCCGCCGTGCGGATAAAGTAATTCGGCGGTGTCGTTTGGGTTTCATACCGCGTGATGAATTTCGATCCGTCATCGCTGAGCAACGTCGTCAC from Acidobacteriota bacterium includes:
- a CDS encoding RidA family protein, whose amino-acid sequence is MKQHLNPDTLFPSLPIGFSQAVVVQGGKTIYLSGQTAWDANKQIVGGDDLGQQTRQALRNVQFGVESAGGTLADVVSLRLYVVNPKPGDMAAVGEALREFFPADQPPASTWLGVVSLARPEFLIEIEAIAVIE